A single Natrinema pellirubrum DSM 15624 DNA region contains:
- a CDS encoding transcription initiation factor IIB gives MTNAPSNTRVRRSEPETNETETETEEEDLVCPECAGNLVVDDEHGETVCEDCGLVVEEDSVDRGPEWRAFDAAEKNEKSRVGAPTTNTMHDKGLSTNIDWRNKDAYGNSLGSRQREKMQRLRKWNERFRTRDSKERNLKQALGEIDRMASALGLPTNVRETASVIYRRALDEDLLPGRSIEGVSTACVYAAARQAGVPRSLDEIADVSRVEKNEIARTYRYVVRELGLEVQPADPESYVPRFASGLELSDEAEHRARSLLQNAKEKGVHSGKSPVGLAAAAVYAAALLTNEKTTQAAVSDVADISEVTIRNRYHELLEAEETIGLA, from the coding sequence ATGACTAACGCACCATCGAACACGAGAGTACGACGTAGCGAACCCGAAACGAACGAAACGGAAACCGAAACGGAAGAGGAGGATCTCGTCTGTCCGGAGTGTGCGGGCAATCTCGTCGTCGACGACGAACACGGCGAAACGGTCTGTGAGGACTGTGGACTGGTCGTCGAGGAGGACTCCGTCGACCGCGGTCCCGAGTGGCGCGCGTTCGACGCCGCCGAGAAGAACGAGAAGTCCCGCGTGGGTGCGCCCACGACGAACACGATGCACGACAAGGGGCTCTCGACGAACATCGACTGGCGCAACAAGGACGCCTACGGCAACTCGCTTGGCTCGCGCCAGCGCGAGAAGATGCAGCGCCTGCGCAAGTGGAACGAGCGCTTCCGAACTCGAGACTCCAAGGAGCGCAACCTGAAACAGGCCCTCGGCGAGATCGACCGCATGGCCTCTGCACTCGGCCTCCCGACGAACGTCCGCGAGACGGCGTCGGTCATCTACCGGCGCGCACTCGACGAGGACCTGCTCCCCGGTCGCTCGATCGAGGGCGTCTCGACGGCTTGTGTCTACGCCGCCGCCCGGCAGGCCGGCGTCCCCCGAAGTCTCGACGAGATCGCCGACGTCTCCCGCGTCGAGAAAAACGAGATCGCACGCACCTACCGCTACGTGGTTCGGGAACTCGGTCTCGAGGTCCAGCCGGCCGACCCCGAGAGCTACGTGCCCCGCTTTGCTTCCGGCCTGGAACTCTCCGACGAGGCCGAACACCGCGCGCGGAGCCTGCTCCAGAACGCCAAGGAGAAGGGCGTCCACAGCGGCAAGTCGCCGGTCGGCCTCGCCGCGGCAGCGGTCTATGCCGCCGCACTCCTGACCAACGAGAAGACCACGCAGGCCGCCGTCTCCGATGTCGCCGACATCTCCGAAGTCACGATTCGGAACCGCTACCACGAACTCCTCGAGGCCGAGGAGACGATCGGCCTGGCCTAA
- the yjjX gene encoding inosine/xanthosine triphosphatase has product MEIAVGSTNPVKIDAVERIIERDEATVRAVAVDSGVSEQPRSVAETVSGAENRARRALEATGADYGVGLEGGVARLEGTPGLSLIMWGAVTDGDRLERGAGPTIRLPDDVAARLEDGRELGPVMDELLGTEGLAEGAGAVGVFTDRLTDRTAALGQAVACSFGPFLTNYYDTDS; this is encoded by the coding sequence ATGGAAATCGCAGTCGGGAGTACGAACCCGGTCAAGATCGACGCGGTCGAACGGATCATCGAGCGAGACGAGGCGACCGTCCGCGCGGTCGCCGTCGACTCCGGCGTGAGCGAACAGCCCCGGTCGGTCGCGGAGACGGTCTCGGGTGCGGAGAACCGAGCCCGGCGGGCGCTCGAGGCGACCGGGGCCGACTACGGCGTCGGCCTCGAGGGCGGGGTCGCGCGACTCGAGGGAACCCCGGGCCTCTCGCTGATCATGTGGGGTGCAGTCACCGACGGCGATCGATTGGAACGCGGTGCCGGTCCGACGATCCGCCTTCCGGACGACGTCGCGGCGCGACTCGAGGACGGCCGGGAGTTGGGGCCGGTGATGGACGAACTGCTCGGCACCGAGGGACTCGCCGAAGGGGCGGGAGCGGTCGGCGTCTTCACGGATCGGCTCACCGACCGGACGGCGGCGCTCGGGCAGGCGGTTGCATGTTCGTTTGGCCCGTTCCTAACGAACTATTACGACACCGACAGCTGA
- a CDS encoding DUF7123 family protein: MAPDLTSKQRRILEYLRNNAATKTYFKSRLIGQELGMTAKEVGSNITALQEGDYDVEIEKWGYSSSTTWKVDI, encoded by the coding sequence ATGGCCCCCGACCTCACGAGCAAACAGCGCCGGATTCTGGAGTACCTTCGGAACAACGCGGCGACGAAGACGTACTTCAAATCCCGCCTGATCGGCCAAGAACTCGGGATGACGGCCAAGGAGGTCGGCTCGAACATTACAGCGCTCCAAGAGGGCGACTACGACGTCGAGATCGAGAAGTGGGGGTACTCCTCGAGTACCACCTGGAAGGTCGACATCTGA
- a CDS encoding HAD family hydrolase, producing MTTVLFDMDGIVLEGPRTDPQVYADAADAAVADLEIDPSPAQREDFRRHDAERIRTHCEELGVDPDRFWELKERYASQGTHDRLRAGEREIYDDVATIRDLADRTTVGLVTNNRHETAEFVADYVGIDFDAVRGRDPTFEGYERRKPDSYYIEDALATLGVADGVYVGDSHKDVAAGQAAGLETVYVRRDHNRDHERPPNATVELEGLTGLPAALESL from the coding sequence ATGACGACGGTACTGTTCGACATGGACGGGATCGTTCTCGAGGGACCGCGCACCGACCCGCAGGTATACGCCGACGCCGCTGACGCGGCCGTAGCCGATCTCGAGATCGATCCATCGCCGGCACAGCGCGAGGACTTCAGGCGACACGACGCCGAGCGGATCAGGACCCACTGCGAGGAGTTGGGGGTCGATCCCGACCGTTTCTGGGAGTTGAAAGAGCGCTACGCCTCACAGGGCACCCACGACCGGCTCCGTGCGGGCGAGCGGGAGATCTACGACGACGTCGCGACGATACGCGACCTCGCCGACCGGACGACGGTGGGGCTCGTAACTAACAACCGCCACGAAACCGCCGAATTCGTCGCCGACTACGTCGGGATCGACTTCGACGCCGTCCGGGGGCGAGATCCCACCTTCGAAGGCTACGAGCGGCGCAAACCCGATTCCTACTACATCGAGGACGCGCTGGCGACCCTCGGCGTCGCAGACGGTGTCTACGTCGGCGACTCCCACAAAGACGTCGCCGCGGGGCAGGCAGCGGGCCTCGAGACGGTCTACGTGCGACGCGATCACAACCGCGATCACGAACGACCGCCGAACGCGACCGTCGAACTCGAGGGACTGACGGGGCTCCCGGCGGCGCTCGAGTCGCTGTAA
- a CDS encoding winged helix-turn-helix transcriptional regulator, whose product MTKPDGVDDEKRATLRRFAALGAASPLVGRADTAAAETGESDARDAIAGYLSTTPGAHFSKIRDDLQLGTGETQHHLRRLEDAGAIERYRDGDYKRYVTAGRFDEFEKRALGYLRRETPRGMLIELLLTPSATAADLADALEVSAPTVSKYAGELEEAGLLSRADGYAVERPETVLVLVVRHADSFGDRARTLARNADGYLSYHGSSSG is encoded by the coding sequence ATGACGAAGCCCGACGGGGTCGACGACGAGAAACGAGCGACCCTGCGCCGATTCGCTGCCCTCGGTGCCGCCTCCCCGCTCGTCGGTCGCGCCGACACAGCGGCGGCTGAAACGGGCGAAAGCGACGCGCGCGACGCGATCGCGGGCTATCTCTCGACGACGCCCGGTGCCCACTTCTCGAAGATCCGCGACGACCTCCAGCTGGGGACCGGCGAGACCCAACACCACCTCCGCCGACTCGAGGACGCCGGCGCGATCGAACGCTACCGCGACGGCGACTACAAGCGCTATGTCACCGCCGGCCGGTTCGACGAGTTCGAAAAGCGGGCGCTCGGCTACCTCCGGCGGGAGACCCCACGTGGCATGCTGATCGAACTCCTCTTGACCCCGTCGGCGACGGCCGCCGATCTTGCGGACGCGCTCGAGGTCTCCGCGCCGACGGTCAGCAAGTACGCCGGCGAACTCGAGGAGGCGGGCCTGCTCTCGCGGGCGGACGGCTACGCCGTCGAACGACCCGAGACGGTGCTGGTGCTGGTGGTTCGACACGCCGACTCCTTCGGCGATCGGGCGCGGACGCTGGCTCGAAACGCCGACGGCTATCTGTCCTACCACGGTTCTTCATCCGGGTAA
- a CDS encoding SPFH domain-containing protein: protein MVVQLIPMQALGGALLLVGALLLVLVIAALLSAIEIVDAYEKRTLTVFGEYRKLLEPGINFVPPFVSNTYAFDMRTQTLDVPRQEAITRDNSPVTADAVVYIKVMDAKKAFLQVDDYKRAVSNLAQTTLRAVLGDMELDDTLNKRQEINARIRQELDEPTDEWGIRVESVEVREVNPSKDVQRAMEQQTSAERKRRAMILEAQGERRSAVEKAEGDKQSEIIRAQGEKQSQILEAQGDSISTVLRARSAESMGERAIIDKGMETLGEIGQGESTTFVMPQELTSLVGRYGKHLSGSDVEGDGQELESREFDDETRELIGLDDIAEIIGEIDQEAEMDVEAMEQEAQAIKEGQDTADISDPDEVIEQMDQDFQGQTDGGTGVPSDEAGDDPSTSD, encoded by the coding sequence ATGGTGGTCCAACTCATACCGATGCAGGCCCTCGGTGGTGCCCTGCTACTCGTCGGAGCCCTCTTGCTCGTCCTCGTGATCGCCGCGCTGCTGAGCGCGATCGAGATCGTCGACGCCTACGAGAAACGCACACTAACCGTCTTCGGTGAGTACCGCAAACTGCTCGAGCCGGGGATCAACTTCGTCCCGCCGTTCGTCTCGAACACGTACGCGTTCGACATGCGAACCCAGACGCTGGACGTGCCCCGGCAGGAAGCGATCACGCGCGACAACTCGCCCGTGACCGCCGACGCCGTCGTCTACATCAAGGTGATGGACGCCAAGAAGGCGTTCCTGCAGGTCGACGACTACAAACGAGCCGTCTCGAATCTCGCCCAGACGACGCTGCGTGCCGTGCTGGGTGACATGGAACTCGACGACACGCTGAACAAGCGCCAGGAGATCAACGCCCGCATCCGCCAGGAACTCGACGAACCCACCGACGAGTGGGGGATCCGCGTCGAATCTGTCGAGGTCCGCGAGGTCAACCCCTCGAAGGACGTCCAGCGCGCGATGGAGCAACAGACCTCCGCCGAACGGAAACGCCGTGCTATGATCCTTGAGGCACAGGGTGAACGCCGCAGTGCCGTCGAGAAGGCCGAAGGTGACAAACAGAGCGAGATCATCCGCGCCCAGGGTGAAAAGCAGAGCCAGATCCTGGAGGCACAGGGTGACTCCATTTCGACCGTGCTGCGAGCCCGCTCGGCCGAATCGATGGGCGAGCGCGCCATCATCGACAAAGGGATGGAGACGCTCGGCGAGATCGGCCAGGGCGAGTCGACGACGTTCGTCATGCCCCAGGAACTCACCTCGCTGGTCGGGCGCTACGGCAAGCATCTCTCGGGTAGCGACGTCGAAGGGGACGGCCAGGAACTCGAGAGCCGCGAGTTCGACGACGAGACGCGCGAACTGATCGGCCTGGATGACATCGCCGAGATCATCGGCGAGATCGACCAGGAGGCCGAGATGGACGTCGAGGCGATGGAACAGGAGGCCCAGGCGATCAAGGAAGGCCAGGACACGGCGGACATCTCGGATCCCGACGAGGTCATCGAACAGATGGATCAGGACTTCCAGGGCCAGACCGACGGTGGGACCGGCGTGCCGAGCGACGAGGCCGGCGACGACCCCTCTACCAGCGACTGA
- a CDS encoding NfeD family protein, with the protein MVESLAGNVPLLLLVAGLVLMVLEAVSPGAHLIVIGVALVGAGLIGVLFPPFANVLVLAVLTLLIGAAAAYVYREFDFYGGKGSGRTTDSDSLAGVTGYVTETVTTRSGEVKLEEGGFAPYYSARTTDGRIEEGSEIIVIDPGGGNVLTVESLDAIGEDEIDRALARDQAETEAAAEADAASVADTETDGKPSDGDAATDPTEADPETETETEQ; encoded by the coding sequence ATGGTGGAATCCCTCGCGGGGAACGTGCCGCTTTTGCTCCTAGTCGCGGGACTCGTGTTGATGGTCCTCGAGGCGGTGTCTCCCGGCGCACATCTCATCGTCATCGGCGTCGCGCTCGTCGGTGCCGGGCTGATCGGCGTGTTGTTCCCGCCCTTCGCGAACGTCCTTGTGTTGGCCGTGTTGACGCTGCTCATCGGCGCCGCGGCCGCCTACGTCTACCGCGAGTTCGACTTCTACGGCGGGAAAGGCTCCGGCAGGACGACCGACTCGGACTCGTTGGCCGGCGTGACGGGCTACGTCACCGAGACGGTCACGACCCGCAGCGGCGAGGTCAAACTCGAGGAAGGCGGCTTCGCTCCCTACTACAGCGCTCGGACCACCGACGGACGGATCGAGGAGGGCTCGGAAATCATCGTCATCGACCCCGGCGGCGGGAACGTCCTGACCGTCGAGTCCCTCGATGCGATCGGCGAGGACGAGATCGACCGCGCGCTCGCACGCGACCAGGCCGAGACCGAGGCGGCCGCTGAAGCCGATGCCGCCTCAGTGGCCGACACGGAGACCGACGGCAAGCCGTCCGACGGTGACGCCGCGACCGACCCCACCGAGGCCGACCCCGAAACGGAGACCGAGACCGAGCAGTGA
- a CDS encoding DUF7312 domain-containing protein → MADEPSGTRDDTDDGRPDPSAADPDTDAAVDADRSGADGDDWGVADRNADTERGDSFWEERDDERIPLDLSDSSDDAADGDDDEDEYAPEPNETPIEPGEPELESALFVLLGAIAMVLVLVRLVMIPLG, encoded by the coding sequence ATGGCAGACGAACCGTCCGGCACGCGAGACGACACCGACGACGGCCGGCCCGATCCGTCGGCCGCGGATCCCGATACGGACGCCGCGGTCGATGCGGACCGGTCCGGGGCGGACGGGGACGACTGGGGCGTCGCCGACCGGAACGCCGACACGGAACGAGGCGATTCATTTTGGGAGGAGCGCGACGACGAGCGCATCCCGCTTGATCTCTCGGACTCGAGCGATGACGCGGCCGACGGGGACGACGATGAGGACGAGTACGCGCCGGAGCCGAACGAGACGCCCATTGAGCCCGGGGAGCCGGAACTGGAAAGCGCGTTGTTCGTCCTGTTGGGGGCGATCGCGATGGTGTTGGTCCTCGTTCGTCTCGTGATGATTCCGCTCGGGTGA
- the pyk gene encoding pyruvate kinase, with product MRNAKIVCTLGPASNDRETIRELAEAGMSVARLNASHGSREDRAALIDRVRAVDEERTEPVAVMLDMQGPEIRTAPLPEGETVTLETGSEIRFVEGGTATPETVGLSLSIDAVEPGDRILLDDGLIETTVLETEGEGVRARVDTGGDLGGRKGVNVPGVELGLDVVTESDRRDLELAAEKEVDFVAASFVRDADDVYEVDEVLEAAGADIPVIAKIERAGAVENLDEIIDAAYGVMVARGDLGVECPMEDVPMIQKRIIRKCREAGRPVITATEMLDSMVTARRPTRAEASDVANAVLDGTDAVMLSAETAIGDHPVAVVDAMDSIVREVEGSVEHAELFEQRVPAAGEARTDALARSARFLARDIDADAVVAATESGYTALKTAKYRPGVPVVASTPSQAVRRQLALTWGVTPLYASVSDQGADAVVEKAVQAALDAGIAESGDTVVVLCGMMTELEGANTTNMLKVHVAADALTTGQVVVEGRATGPIVHATDGDLSGVPEGAILALSADFDAEFSSETDRIGGIVNAQRGMTGYPAMIARELGVPMISDADVETLSAGETVTVDAERGVVYGGDIGGRPERP from the coding sequence ATGAGAAACGCGAAGATCGTCTGTACGCTGGGACCGGCGTCGAACGACCGGGAAACGATCCGGGAGTTGGCCGAGGCGGGGATGTCGGTCGCACGGCTGAACGCGAGCCACGGAAGCCGCGAGGACCGCGCCGCATTGATCGACCGGGTCCGCGCGGTCGACGAGGAGCGCACCGAGCCCGTCGCGGTCATGCTCGACATGCAGGGCCCCGAGATCCGGACCGCGCCCCTGCCCGAGGGGGAGACAGTGACGCTCGAGACGGGCTCGGAGATCCGCTTCGTCGAGGGCGGGACGGCGACGCCGGAGACCGTCGGGCTCTCGCTGTCGATCGACGCCGTTGAGCCCGGCGATCGGATCCTGCTCGACGACGGGTTGATCGAGACGACGGTCCTCGAAACCGAGGGCGAGGGCGTCCGCGCCCGCGTCGATACCGGCGGCGACCTCGGCGGCCGCAAGGGGGTCAACGTCCCCGGCGTCGAACTCGGTCTCGACGTCGTTACCGAGTCTGATCGGCGGGATCTCGAGCTGGCCGCCGAAAAGGAGGTCGACTTCGTCGCCGCGAGTTTCGTCCGGGACGCCGACGACGTCTACGAGGTCGACGAGGTACTCGAGGCGGCCGGCGCTGACATTCCGGTCATCGCGAAGATCGAGCGAGCGGGCGCGGTCGAAAACTTGGACGAGATCATCGACGCCGCCTACGGCGTGATGGTCGCCCGCGGCGACCTCGGCGTCGAGTGTCCGATGGAGGACGTCCCGATGATCCAAAAGCGGATCATCCGGAAGTGCCGCGAGGCGGGGCGACCGGTCATCACGGCGACGGAGATGCTCGACTCGATGGTGACGGCTCGCCGGCCCACCCGTGCGGAGGCCTCCGACGTCGCCAACGCCGTCCTCGACGGCACCGACGCGGTCATGCTGTCGGCCGAGACCGCGATCGGTGACCACCCTGTCGCCGTCGTCGACGCGATGGACAGCATCGTCCGCGAAGTCGAGGGCTCCGTGGAACACGCCGAACTGTTCGAGCAGCGGGTCCCGGCCGCGGGCGAGGCGCGGACGGACGCGCTGGCTCGTTCGGCCCGCTTTCTGGCCCGGGATATCGACGCGGACGCGGTCGTCGCCGCGACCGAGTCCGGCTACACCGCACTCAAGACGGCGAAGTACCGCCCGGGCGTACCCGTCGTCGCCTCGACGCCGAGTCAGGCGGTGCGTCGCCAGCTCGCGCTGACCTGGGGCGTGACGCCGCTGTATGCCTCCGTCTCGGATCAGGGTGCCGACGCCGTCGTCGAGAAGGCCGTTCAGGCCGCGTTAGACGCCGGCATCGCCGAAAGCGGGGACACCGTCGTCGTCCTCTGTGGCATGATGACCGAACTCGAGGGGGCGAACACGACGAACATGCTGAAGGTCCACGTCGCGGCCGACGCCCTGACGACCGGCCAGGTGGTCGTCGAGGGCCGGGCGACCGGGCCGATCGTTCACGCCACCGACGGCGATCTCTCGGGAGTCCCCGAGGGAGCGATCCTTGCGCTGTCGGCCGACTTCGACGCGGAATTCTCGAGCGAGACGGATCGAATCGGCGGGATCGTCAACGCCCAGCGGGGGATGACCGGTTATCCGGCGATGATCGCGCGCGAACTGGGCGTGCCGATGATCAGCGACGCGGACGTCGAGACGCTGTCGGCCGGCGAGACGGTCACCGTCGACGCGGAACGCGGCGTCGTCTACGGCGGCGACATCGGGGGCCGTCCCGAGCGCCCCTGA
- a CDS encoding GYD domain-containing protein, translating to MPTYATLVDLADRDVQNAQELATIWGEIRTEFEGHDTELLDSYAALGEHDFLITFEAGDREAAFKSALTLHRHGLEGKTMPIVDTDDFSDIVDEV from the coding sequence ATGCCGACCTACGCCACCCTCGTCGACCTCGCCGATCGCGACGTCCAGAACGCACAGGAACTCGCGACGATCTGGGGCGAGATCCGGACGGAGTTCGAGGGACACGACACCGAGTTGCTCGACTCCTACGCCGCGCTCGGCGAACACGACTTCCTGATCACCTTCGAGGCGGGCGACCGCGAGGCGGCGTTCAAGTCCGCGTTGACGCTGCACCGCCACGGCCTCGAGGGAAAGACGATGCCGATCGTCGATACCGACGACTTCTCCGACATCGTCGACGAGGTCTGA
- the metG gene encoding methionine--tRNA ligase produces MSHEDFPTDEPAVVTCGLPYANGDLHIGHLRGYIGADAFSRALETLGQETAYVCGSDMHGTPVAVNAEQQGVDPEDFALDWHEQYKETFPQFNVEFDNYGHTHDETNVETTQEIVRTLDDEGYIYEKEIQVAYDPDADQYLPDRYVEGTCPYCGAKARGDECDEGCQRHLEPGEVEDPTSTITGNPAEYRERTHKFFEVSEFSEFLTEFLDGLEGTSNARNQPRQWIEDGLQDWCITRDMDWGIDYPDDDAGGEDDLVLYVWVDAPIEYISSSKQYSERVGKDAFDWEQVWKGDGEIMHVIGRDIIQHHAIFWPAMLEGAGYNKPRGIAATGFITINGKGLSTSRNRAIWAKEYLEEGFHPDLLRYYLTTTGGLQQDVDFSWDAFQETVNGELVGTIGNFWYRSLLFAYRNYEGTPDTDVSEEVRKRIQDAIGDVRANVNDYSMRGVGGAATELAQFGNEYIQRNEPWKLDAESEEATQVIRDCVQIAKAVAVLLEPITPDKAQALWAQIGEDGDIADAHLEDALEAPPRDFDEPGELFEKIEDDRVDELTEKLEERVAAASDDDDAETESDESTDTEADGMSDTDDLEPLADERIGFEDFQELDVRVGRIESAEGIEDADDLARLEVDIGFETRQIVAGIKQLHDLEELPGEKCVLLANMEKAELFGVESNGMILAAGEEADLLTTHGDAAVGEKIK; encoded by the coding sequence ATGAGCCACGAGGACTTTCCGACGGACGAACCCGCCGTCGTGACCTGTGGGCTCCCCTACGCGAACGGGGACCTTCACATCGGTCACCTGCGGGGGTATATCGGCGCGGACGCCTTTTCCCGCGCGCTCGAGACGCTGGGACAGGAGACGGCCTACGTCTGCGGCTCGGACATGCACGGCACGCCGGTCGCGGTCAACGCCGAGCAACAGGGCGTCGACCCCGAGGACTTCGCCCTCGACTGGCACGAGCAGTACAAGGAGACGTTCCCGCAGTTCAACGTCGAGTTCGACAACTACGGCCACACCCACGACGAGACCAACGTCGAGACGACCCAGGAGATCGTCCGGACGCTGGACGACGAGGGCTACATCTACGAGAAGGAGATCCAGGTCGCCTACGATCCCGACGCCGACCAGTACCTCCCCGACCGCTACGTCGAGGGCACCTGTCCCTACTGCGGTGCGAAGGCCCGCGGCGACGAGTGCGACGAGGGCTGTCAGCGCCACTTAGAGCCCGGCGAGGTCGAGGACCCGACCAGTACGATCACGGGCAACCCCGCGGAGTACCGCGAGCGCACCCACAAGTTCTTCGAGGTCTCGGAGTTCTCCGAGTTCCTCACCGAGTTCCTCGACGGCCTCGAGGGCACCTCGAACGCCCGCAACCAGCCCCGGCAGTGGATCGAAGACGGCCTGCAGGACTGGTGTATCACGCGGGATATGGACTGGGGGATCGACTATCCAGACGACGATGCGGGTGGTGAGGACGACCTCGTCCTCTACGTCTGGGTCGACGCGCCGATCGAGTACATCTCGAGTTCGAAGCAGTACTCCGAGCGCGTCGGCAAAGACGCGTTCGACTGGGAGCAGGTCTGGAAGGGCGACGGTGAGATCATGCACGTGATCGGCCGGGACATCATCCAGCACCACGCGATCTTCTGGCCGGCCATGCTCGAGGGCGCGGGTTACAACAAGCCCCGCGGGATCGCCGCGACCGGCTTCATCACGATCAACGGCAAGGGGCTCTCGACGAGTCGCAACCGGGCGATCTGGGCCAAGGAGTACCTCGAGGAAGGGTTCCACCCCGATCTGCTGCGGTACTATCTGACGACGACCGGCGGGCTCCAGCAGGACGTCGACTTCTCCTGGGACGCCTTCCAGGAGACGGTCAACGGCGAACTCGTCGGGACCATCGGCAACTTCTGGTACCGCTCGCTGCTCTTTGCCTACCGCAACTACGAGGGGACGCCGGACACGGACGTCTCCGAGGAAGTCCGCAAGCGTATCCAGGACGCGATCGGCGACGTGCGCGCAAACGTCAACGACTACTCCATGCGCGGGGTCGGCGGAGCGGCGACCGAACTCGCGCAGTTCGGCAACGAGTACATCCAGCGCAACGAGCCCTGGAAGCTCGACGCCGAAAGCGAGGAGGCGACGCAGGTCATCCGCGACTGCGTCCAGATCGCCAAGGCCGTCGCCGTCCTGCTCGAGCCGATCACCCCCGACAAGGCCCAGGCCCTCTGGGCACAGATCGGCGAGGACGGCGATATCGCCGACGCACATCTCGAGGATGCGCTCGAGGCTCCACCACGGGACTTCGACGAACCCGGCGAACTCTTCGAGAAGATCGAGGACGACCGCGTCGACGAGCTGACCGAAAAGCTCGAGGAACGCGTCGCGGCCGCCTCGGACGATGACGACGCGGAAACCGAAAGCGACGAAAGCACCGACACGGAAGCCGACGGTATGAGTGACACCGATGATCTCGAGCCGCTCGCGGACGAGCGGATCGGGTTCGAGGACTTCCAGGAACTGGACGTCCGGGTCGGCCGGATCGAATCCGCCGAGGGGATCGAGGACGCGGACGACCTCGCGCGCCTCGAGGTCGACATCGGCTTCGAGACGCGACAGATCGTCGCGGGGATCAAGCAACTACACGACCTCGAGGAACTGCCGGGCGAGAAGTGCGTCCTGCTCGCGAACATGGAGAAAGCCGAACTGTTCGGCGTCGAGTCCAACGGGATGATCCTCGCCGCGGGCGAGGAGGCCGACCTGCTGACGACCCACGGCGACGCCGCCGTCGGCGAGAAGATCAAGTAA
- the mfnA gene encoding tyrosine decarboxylase MfnA, whose protein sequence is MTDYIRDMQIEPQAFDRVLSSMCTEPHPAARDAAERFLATNPGDPGTYPGVSELEEDAIALLSEIAGLQEPAGYITSGGTEANIQAVRIARERADSRNPNVVMPESGHFSFQKAADLLGVDLRIVPTDDDYRADLEAVRAAVDEDTAAVIGVAGTTEYGRVDPIPELGEIARSVDATMHVDAAWGGFVLPFTDYEWNFDHAAVDTMAIDPHKMGQAAVPAGGLLVRDSALLDELAVDTPYLESTSQATLTGTRSGAGVASAVAAMEELWPTGYRRQYVRSQNNAEWLADALEKRGYEVADPTLPLVAADVPRSTFDALRAKGWRISRTATDELRVVCMPHVTREMLASFIGDLDRLEVRASVPITSDD, encoded by the coding sequence CTGACCGATTACATACGTGATATGCAAATCGAGCCGCAGGCGTTCGACCGGGTTCTCTCCTCGATGTGTACGGAACCCCACCCGGCGGCACGCGACGCGGCCGAGCGGTTTCTCGCGACCAACCCCGGCGATCCGGGCACCTATCCCGGCGTCTCGGAACTCGAAGAGGACGCGATCGCCCTGCTGAGCGAGATCGCCGGCCTCCAAGAGCCGGCGGGCTATATCACCAGTGGCGGCACGGAAGCGAACATTCAGGCAGTCCGGATCGCCCGCGAGCGGGCCGACAGCCGGAATCCGAACGTCGTCATGCCCGAGTCGGGCCACTTCAGCTTCCAGAAGGCCGCGGACCTGCTCGGGGTCGACCTCCGGATCGTGCCGACCGACGACGACTACCGGGCCGACCTCGAGGCCGTTCGGGCCGCCGTCGACGAGGACACCGCCGCGGTGATCGGCGTCGCGGGGACGACCGAGTACGGCCGCGTCGATCCCATTCCGGAACTCGGCGAGATCGCCCGGTCGGTCGACGCGACGATGCACGTCGACGCCGCCTGGGGCGGCTTCGTCCTTCCGTTTACCGACTACGAGTGGAACTTCGACCACGCCGCGGTCGACACGATGGCGATCGATCCCCACAAGATGGGCCAAGCCGCCGTTCCTGCGGGCGGCCTGCTCGTTCGCGATTCGGCCCTGCTCGACGAACTCGCCGTCGACACGCCCTACCTCGAGTCGACCTCACAGGCGACCCTGACCGGCACCCGCTCGGGTGCGGGCGTCGCCAGCGCCGTCGCCGCGATGGAGGAGCTGTGGCCGACGGGGTACCGCCGGCAGTACGTCCGCTCGCAGAACAACGCCGAGTGGCTCGCCGATGCCCTCGAGAAACGCGGCTACGAGGTCGCCGACCCGACGCTGCCGCTGGTGGCGGCCGACGTCCCCCGCTCGACCTTCGACGCGTTGCGGGCCAAGGGCTGGCGGATCTCGAGAACCGCGACCGACGAACTGCGCGTGGTCTGTATGCCCCACGTCACCCGCGAGATGCTGGCCTCCTTTATCGGCGATCTCGACCGGCTCGAGGTGCGTGCGAGCGTCCCGATCACGAGCGACGACTGA